In the genome of Limnobaculum zhutongyuii, one region contains:
- a CDS encoding gp53-like domain-containing protein has protein sequence MKELIPPIDAPSGVFVDGNELTGIKGTIVDSKWLNNVQDATRSMQSEILTLLTAAGIDANTEQSNQLMSALNVRYLQSDNALSELKNLDKSAAAVKNLGLEEVAFLDEILHRQGNLYEIFIAGAGAQADSRKNLGLKSAAVCDVGTGTWQIPDMSSQGVTYTAGGGIQYFSNGLMRQWGTSGAIGGSCNSIDITFPVPFPNGIHHARTFDAGNPDASINLCMIGVTSKAGMKIWGVASISAAGPSLAPLNSGKGTLWEAWGN, from the coding sequence ATGAAAGAGCTTATCCCGCCGATTGATGCCCCTAGCGGGGTTTTTGTTGATGGTAATGAATTAACCGGTATAAAAGGCACTATTGTTGATTCTAAGTGGCTCAACAACGTGCAAGATGCAACACGCTCTATGCAATCAGAAATACTAACATTATTGACCGCAGCCGGTATTGACGCTAACACTGAACAATCAAATCAATTGATGTCCGCATTAAATGTACGCTATTTACAATCAGACAATGCATTATCTGAATTAAAAAACCTTGATAAATCCGCCGCCGCAGTTAAAAACCTTGGGTTAGAGGAAGTTGCATTTTTAGATGAAATTTTGCATCGTCAGGGAAATTTATATGAAATTTTCATTGCGGGTGCCGGGGCGCAAGCCGACTCGCGAAAAAATCTTGGCCTAAAATCTGCGGCTGTTTGCGATGTAGGTACAGGCACATGGCAAATACCTGATATGAGCAGTCAAGGGGTAACCTATACTGCGGGCGGAGGCATTCAGTATTTCTCTAACGGCCTAATGCGGCAATGGGGTACATCCGGTGCGATTGGAGGTAGTTGTAATTCGATAGATATTACATTTCCGGTGCCATTTCCAAATGGCATTCATCATGCACGTACGTTTGATGCTGGAAATCCAGACGCATCAATCAACCTTTGCATGATTGGCGTTACATCAAAAGCTGGTATGAAAATTTGGGGTGTTGCATCAATAAGCGCAGCGGGGCCAAGCTTGGCACCGTTAAATTCTGGTAAAGGTACACTATGGGAAGCTTGGGGGAATTAA
- a CDS encoding YmfQ family protein: MMNSATLLALLLPPVSYDPKGTRISAELRAEGALLDVTKEKSNEVLNAVTPFFANNLINDWERVLDVIPSTDATYQQRLERVLAKLSETGGLSIPYFKRIAASLGYLIEIQEFEPFRAGVNRAGDRIYVPEIIYVWNVIIYGNKTPVYRFRAGVSCAGERLTSFGDDVIETLFNELKPAFTYVYFSYKEEK, from the coding sequence ATGATGAATAGCGCCACGTTGTTAGCACTGTTACTGCCTCCCGTCAGCTATGACCCTAAAGGGACACGAATTAGCGCAGAATTACGCGCCGAGGGTGCTTTGCTTGATGTAACAAAAGAGAAATCAAACGAGGTGCTAAACGCGGTTACGCCATTTTTTGCTAACAACTTAATTAATGATTGGGAGCGCGTTCTCGATGTTATACCTTCAACCGACGCCACGTATCAGCAGCGCTTAGAACGCGTTCTTGCGAAATTATCTGAGACAGGCGGATTAAGTATTCCCTATTTCAAACGGATTGCCGCATCCCTCGGATACCTCATTGAAATTCAAGAATTTGAACCTTTTCGAGCTGGCGTCAACCGTGCTGGTGACAGAATCTATGTCCCTGAAATTATCTATGTCTGGAACGTCATTATTTATGGCAATAAAACGCCAGTTTATCGGTTTAGAGCGGGGGTTAGCTGTGCTGGGGAGCGCTTAACCAGTTTTGGTGATGACGTCATCGAAACGTTATTTAACGAGCTGAAACCCGCTTTTACGTATGTATATTTTAGTTATAAGGAAGAGAAATGA
- a CDS encoding baseplate J/gp47 family protein: MPFLTKTFATLRDELLRDLKNGIPDADISADSDYFIRASSIASLVAGIHRDQAWIVRQIFPDTADTEYLELHARTRGLRRKSATFATGSIMVTGEPGSNLPAGSEIKRETRSLFTTEDAVIDDDGVINVRIQASSAGTQENTSAAMNGTLVSAPFGVDSTVIIEPLSGGTDDETDADLLARLLELIRRPPAGGNRHDYRRWALEVDGVTGAYVYPLRRGLGTVDVVIISGSGIAPVELIQTVKDYIEGLRPVTAKDTLILTATLKAVDFIIEITRDGITQDDAINQVTSIIEVAINRLEPGQPLIIAQISAQILTITGITDVNIILPEHNVKPTVDELVVEWIKVGDIQIRGMNDE, from the coding sequence ATGCCGTTCTTAACCAAGACTTTTGCCACTTTGCGCGATGAATTGTTGCGCGACCTGAAAAACGGCATCCCGGATGCCGACATCAGCGCGGATAGTGATTATTTTATCCGGGCATCCTCTATCGCCAGTCTTGTTGCCGGAATTCATCGCGATCAGGCGTGGATTGTTCGTCAAATCTTCCCCGATACAGCAGACACGGAATACTTAGAACTACACGCCCGGACGCGTGGTTTAAGACGTAAAAGTGCCACGTTTGCGACAGGTTCAATCATGGTCACTGGTGAACCGGGTTCCAACCTTCCTGCGGGTTCCGAAATTAAGCGCGAAACTCGGTCATTATTTACGACTGAAGATGCTGTCATTGATGACGATGGTGTCATTAATGTTCGCATTCAAGCGTCTAGTGCCGGGACTCAAGAGAATACCTCTGCGGCAATGAATGGGACGTTAGTTAGTGCGCCGTTCGGTGTCGATAGTACAGTCATTATTGAACCGCTATCCGGGGGAACTGATGACGAAACCGACGCCGATTTACTCGCCCGGCTCTTAGAGTTAATCCGCCGCCCGCCTGCGGGGGGAAATCGCCATGATTATAGACGTTGGGCTTTGGAGGTGGATGGCGTAACAGGTGCTTACGTTTACCCATTGCGGAGAGGTCTTGGAACGGTTGACGTAGTGATTATTAGTGGCTCAGGGATAGCGCCTGTAGAGCTTATCCAAACCGTGAAAGATTATATCGAAGGATTACGCCCCGTAACGGCAAAAGATACGCTTATTTTAACTGCAACACTGAAAGCTGTTGACTTCATCATTGAAATAACCCGAGACGGTATCACCCAAGACGACGCAATTAATCAGGTTACATCAATTATTGAAGTGGCAATCAATCGTCTTGAGCCGGGACAGCCGTTAATCATTGCTCAAATTAGCGCGCAAATACTGACAATTACCGGTATCACAGACGTAAACATCATTTTACCTGAACATAACGTCAAACCGACTGTTGATGAATTGGTCGTTGAATGGATCAAGGTGGGTGATATTCAGATTAGAGGCATGAATGATGAATAG
- a CDS encoding phage GP46 family protein, translated as MDMLIDPKTRDYNGSTTDTLANAVYLRLMTPLGSWWADPTLGSRLHELEREKDLSRVYRLAKQYTEQALQPLIDDKRARSVTLTTTRYRTGFLLLNVSVIDATDK; from the coding sequence ATGGATATGTTAATTGACCCAAAAACCCGCGATTACAACGGTAGTACAACTGACACATTGGCGAACGCCGTTTATTTGCGACTGATGACTCCGCTTGGTAGTTGGTGGGCTGATCCGACATTAGGGTCACGACTTCACGAACTGGAGCGGGAGAAAGATTTATCCAGAGTTTATCGACTAGCGAAACAGTATACCGAGCAGGCATTACAACCGCTAATTGATGATAAACGCGCTCGCTCTGTTACTCTCACGACAACCCGCTACCGAACAGGCTTTTTGTTATTAAACGTTAGCGTTATTGATGCGACAGACAAATAA
- a CDS encoding phage baseplate assembly protein V encodes MSTLAEISKQVNRQLNGIRQAFRGVLTRVNSTGAAQAVQAEALNGEPLQDVELFQQYGLTSNPPAGTAAIMLPLNGKTSHSIVIATEHGQYRLQGLKSGEVAIYTDEKAKIVLKRGRIIEIDCDIYRVNCLSFEVNASDKADFNTPMLTASEQMTAKAKITGQGGMAISGGNGGVSATIDGTLKATQDIVAGTVSVQKHIHNGDSGGTTSPPKQ; translated from the coding sequence TTGTCGACATTAGCTGAAATTAGTAAACAGGTTAACCGCCAATTAAACGGCATTAGACAGGCATTTAGAGGGGTATTAACTCGTGTTAACAGTACTGGAGCCGCACAGGCCGTGCAGGCCGAGGCGCTGAACGGTGAACCGCTGCAAGATGTCGAACTTTTCCAACAGTACGGACTGACCAGTAATCCCCCAGCCGGAACAGCGGCAATCATGCTGCCGCTGAACGGTAAAACGAGCCATAGTATTGTTATTGCGACAGAGCATGGACAATATCGATTACAGGGTTTGAAATCCGGAGAGGTGGCAATCTATACCGATGAAAAAGCGAAAATCGTTTTAAAACGTGGACGAATCATCGAGATCGATTGCGATATTTACCGGGTTAACTGTCTGTCATTCGAAGTCAACGCCAGTGATAAAGCCGATTTTAATACACCGATGCTGACGGCTAGTGAACAAATGACAGCAAAAGCCAAAATCACCGGGCAAGGTGGCATGGCGATATCCGGTGGAAATGGCGGTGTAAGCGCAACTATTGACGGAACGTTAAAAGCCACGCAAGATATTGTCGCGGGAACCGTTAGCGTACAAAAACATATTCACAACGGCGACTCCGGCGGCACAACCAGCCCACCAAAACAATAA
- a CDS encoding phage baseplate assembly protein: MPTPDNQTQDNIDINTVSVIINGKAHSSWTQYSIDSDFLTPADAWSVSLGIPDGIFPDDIAAGMPVTVQVGNDTVLDGRIDRRRRSVRRGQTTLSLNGRDKAGMLYDCSAPIFTAKQLTLEEIVASIVRPFGITKIRIDAEATTISDKISVEPGESAWEALTRSAKNSGLWPWFDPDGTLVIGGADCTTPPVASLIMRFEGGENNVISIDETTSIESCFSELTLLGQGHAQRSSGSSKSKDVGIVDISSNESSNSEYVTSSAEIGSHNMKVVVADPDVAFYRPKITTAGDIDNIEQLRYQARKMLSDAKLNAFDLVVEVRGHRTSDDILWSPGQRIHVISEPHNIDGVYFLMSRTFIGGRSSGTYTVLGLKQDGVWIPDAYKKKKEKRKAKKGGKKGKKEVGIVDIS, encoded by the coding sequence ATGCCTACGCCAGATAATCAAACTCAAGACAATATCGACATTAACACGGTGAGCGTGATTATTAATGGGAAAGCTCACAGCAGTTGGACGCAATATAGCATCGACTCAGATTTTCTGACCCCTGCGGATGCGTGGAGCGTGTCTCTTGGTATCCCGGACGGCATTTTCCCGGATGATATCGCCGCAGGGATGCCCGTTACTGTTCAGGTTGGAAATGATACGGTTTTAGACGGTCGCATAGACCGCCGCCGCCGTTCTGTTCGTCGTGGTCAGACTACGTTATCGCTTAACGGACGGGATAAAGCCGGGATGTTGTATGACTGTTCCGCCCCCATATTTACCGCAAAACAACTGACATTAGAAGAAATTGTCGCCAGTATTGTTCGCCCTTTTGGTATTACAAAAATCCGTATTGATGCCGAGGCAACCACTATTAGCGACAAAATCAGCGTCGAACCGGGGGAATCAGCTTGGGAGGCGCTGACCCGCTCAGCTAAAAATAGTGGCTTGTGGCCTTGGTTTGACCCTGACGGGACATTAGTTATCGGCGGGGCTGACTGCACCACGCCGCCCGTAGCATCGTTGATAATGCGTTTTGAAGGGGGCGAAAATAACGTGATTTCAATTGATGAAACCACATCAATTGAAAGTTGCTTTTCAGAGTTAACATTATTGGGACAAGGTCACGCGCAACGGTCATCAGGCAGCAGCAAAAGTAAAGATGTAGGCATTGTTGATATCAGTTCCAACGAAAGCAGCAATAGTGAATATGTGACCAGCTCTGCCGAAATCGGCTCGCATAATATGAAAGTGGTTGTTGCTGACCCTGACGTCGCATTTTACCGCCCTAAAATCACCACGGCAGGCGATATCGATAATATCGAACAGTTACGTTATCAGGCACGAAAAATGCTTTCTGATGCGAAGCTGAACGCGTTTGATTTAGTTGTCGAGGTCAGAGGCCACAGAACGTCTGATGACATTTTATGGTCGCCCGGACAGCGCATTCATGTTATTAGCGAACCTCACAACATAGATGGCGTCTATTTTTTGATGTCCCGCACGTTTATTGGTGGGCGCAGCTCCGGCACCTATACCGTATTGGGGCTTAAACAAGATGGTGTCTGGATACCCGATGCATACAAGAAAAAGAAAGAAAAACGCAAAGCAAAAAAGGGCGGTAAAAAAGGCAAGAAGGAGGTAGGCATTGTCGACATTAGCTGA
- a CDS encoding DNA circularization protein, whose product MAWSEYMLDASFRGVRFDVIQTRDSVSRSVAVHEYPYQDGGDVEDLGRQPRNSRMTALFWGDTYEQQLQAFIVALDTYGSAELIHPIFGSMPNMQCIEYGIDHTADNVDHCYVELVFLEATPGNPFFMQEFTLSKLDEILNKIQGLLDGLQGILDAVIAPLKTAQKYMAKIKALGSVMVNMVTVFRGDIVGFISSVKNFINYPGAFLSDLRSALDLTSLSSKSSTTNSITAYSDNTISDWKETKSQLNAIAAIPNAMITGETDAPVSMPAGATLDDIKELNAIVTAEVAAELTKNAVEILTDKEQLEKLSPDDIEMIVNDVRESLLNVIDQHRELYEPEMQSVSSSPTDIALRWQPVVLSLKDIALDVQNLGNAAIMARPPLVRRRIESDCNFHLLAHKLYGDYQRAAELYRLNPTIRDSNNIKQGDFIYAYAR is encoded by the coding sequence ATGGCATGGTCTGAATATATGCTTGATGCTTCATTTCGGGGCGTTCGCTTTGATGTCATTCAGACGCGGGACTCTGTATCACGTTCGGTGGCTGTTCATGAATACCCTTATCAGGACGGCGGCGACGTCGAAGATTTAGGCCGTCAGCCTCGCAATAGTCGCATGACTGCGCTGTTTTGGGGTGATACTTACGAACAACAATTACAAGCCTTTATCGTCGCGCTGGATACTTACGGAAGCGCTGAACTGATACACCCGATTTTTGGTTCAATGCCTAATATGCAATGTATCGAATACGGCATCGACCACACCGCCGACAATGTTGATCATTGCTATGTTGAGCTGGTGTTTCTCGAAGCTACCCCCGGCAACCCGTTTTTTATGCAAGAGTTTACGCTGTCAAAACTGGACGAAATACTCAATAAAATCCAGGGGTTACTTGATGGGTTGCAAGGTATTTTAGATGCAGTTATTGCGCCATTAAAGACAGCACAAAAATACATGGCAAAGATTAAAGCGCTTGGCTCTGTCATGGTTAATATGGTGACGGTATTTCGTGGTGATATTGTTGGTTTTATCAGTAGTGTGAAGAATTTTATTAACTATCCGGGCGCATTTCTTAGCGACCTGCGCTCCGCTTTAGACTTAACCTCGTTGAGTTCAAAATCATCAACAACAAACAGTATTACCGCATATAGTGATAATACGATTTCAGACTGGAAAGAAACCAAATCTCAATTAAACGCGATTGCGGCTATCCCTAACGCCATGATAACCGGTGAAACTGACGCGCCGGTCAGTATGCCTGCCGGTGCCACACTGGATGATATCAAAGAGCTAAACGCCATTGTGACTGCCGAAGTTGCTGCCGAGCTGACAAAAAATGCCGTAGAGATTTTGACCGATAAAGAACAGCTTGAAAAGCTTTCCCCTGATGACATCGAAATGATTGTGAATGATGTCCGGGAATCACTACTGAACGTTATTGACCAACATCGCGAACTGTACGAGCCTGAAATGCAAAGCGTCAGCAGTAGCCCGACTGATATTGCGTTGCGCTGGCAACCGGTCGTCTTGTCGTTAAAAGATATCGCGCTTGATGTACAAAATCTTGGCAATGCCGCCATTATGGCCCGCCCACCACTGGTACGCCGACGCATTGAGTCTGACTGCAATTTCCATTTGCTCGCGCATAAGTTATACGGGGATTATCAACGCGCCGCCGAACTGTATCGGTTAAATCCTACTATCCGGGATTCTAATAATATCAAACAAGGTGATTTCATTTATGCCTACGCCAGATAA
- a CDS encoding phage tail tape measure protein translates to MSNRNLEVAMTLTANDRASKPVSAAVNQLVEATGKATKASEKQGAAQTKAAAEGEKGTKQASKAAAELANSIGKTNRASEQQVNAQRKASAEGIKTARTLMSEQQKAARARETLGIRSEHSIRREIQQTEAAYNRLARSGTLSAREQSRAYNQMRGRVAELRKEMQGVTRLQQIKNIGSGMAQIGAGITAGAMVLAQPVKNHMSFDRRVAMMANTAYENEGVEGRIKGKTTLAKSIREAIEYGGGSKESAAEALDKMLASGAVNAASANNLLPILQKYSTSTGASSSDLAGIAISLKRSFGIEDKDIEKALNMAIVAGQAGSFELADMAQYLPNHLAAAGNAGMRGLDDFATLLAFNQTSAITAGSSSEAGTNTSNFLAKITGRDTAVAASKIQYNGKGIDLPGSLAAAREKGVNAIDGFVGIIDKVVANDSQYQALQEKLKTAKGADRLETLNSMSSILEGSAVGKMVNDQQALKALIGYRANRDYAKEVTDASNAQRNLSGDQLAGNVNFEVIKSTNDFQTERLSNAKDFGSMDAMTPLSNAIGKVSQELSDLSLRFPDFTAWVAGSTDGLKALAAAAMAIGGAKMLLGNGGLSGAGGGLGGLTGSSGGGVMRFPERLLNATQGTTNAVPVFVTNWQDNQGSGNDDFEKPDLDTGLLNGALALVTEQWNIAEEAKRQGISPAELAARRGEERGEKANKWLEEIGFNPNKFLEENVFSPVSGWFNSLVSGGNENQPPVVQETAPINLSNITKLIVDGRTLAEVVNQHNDIQNKRGYVGAEL, encoded by the coding sequence ATGAGTAATCGAAACCTTGAAGTTGCAATGACGCTGACGGCGAATGACCGGGCATCAAAGCCGGTATCCGCTGCTGTTAACCAGCTAGTCGAGGCGACAGGCAAAGCAACCAAGGCAAGCGAAAAGCAAGGCGCAGCACAGACGAAAGCCGCTGCCGAGGGTGAAAAAGGCACAAAACAAGCATCCAAAGCAGCGGCAGAACTGGCAAACAGTATAGGTAAGACTAACCGAGCCAGTGAGCAACAGGTTAATGCACAGCGAAAAGCTTCAGCCGAAGGAATTAAAACAGCACGAACGCTGATGAGTGAACAGCAAAAAGCCGCACGAGCAAGGGAAACTCTCGGCATTCGTTCTGAACATAGTATCCGCCGGGAAATTCAACAAACCGAGGCCGCTTATAATCGTCTAGCCCGTTCAGGCACCCTGTCTGCCCGTGAGCAATCCCGCGCTTACAATCAGATGCGCGGGCGTGTTGCTGAACTACGAAAAGAAATGCAAGGCGTTACCCGGTTACAGCAGATAAAAAACATCGGTTCTGGTATGGCGCAAATTGGCGCAGGAATCACCGCAGGCGCAATGGTGCTGGCTCAACCGGTTAAAAATCATATGAGTTTTGATCGCCGGGTTGCCATGATGGCAAACACTGCTTATGAAAATGAAGGCGTTGAAGGCCGCATCAAAGGGAAAACGACGTTAGCTAAAAGTATTCGCGAAGCGATTGAGTATGGCGGAGGGTCGAAAGAAAGTGCCGCAGAAGCACTCGATAAAATGTTAGCGTCTGGCGCAGTCAACGCGGCTTCTGCAAATAACCTGCTTCCTATTTTACAAAAATACTCAACCTCTACCGGGGCCAGCAGTTCTGACTTAGCCGGGATTGCAATTAGTTTAAAGCGCTCATTTGGTATTGAGGATAAAGACATCGAAAAAGCGTTAAACATGGCAATTGTTGCCGGGCAAGCGGGTTCATTTGAACTGGCAGACATGGCGCAATATTTACCCAACCATTTAGCCGCCGCCGGTAATGCTGGTATGAGGGGGTTAGATGATTTCGCAACGTTGCTGGCCTTTAACCAGACATCAGCAATTACCGCTGGGAGCAGCAGCGAGGCGGGAACTAATACCAGTAACTTTTTAGCCAAAATCACAGGCCGTGATACAGCGGTAGCCGCCTCTAAAATTCAATATAACGGCAAAGGCATTGACCTTCCCGGCTCGCTGGCAGCAGCCCGCGAGAAAGGCGTTAACGCAATTGATGGTTTTGTCGGCATCATTGATAAAGTGGTCGCCAATGACAGTCAATATCAGGCATTGCAGGAAAAATTAAAAACCGCTAAAGGGGCTGATCGTCTTGAAACATTGAACTCGATGTCCTCAATTTTGGAAGGTTCAGCCGTTGGTAAAATGGTTAACGACCAACAGGCACTAAAAGCCCTTATCGGTTATCGGGCCAACCGGGATTATGCAAAAGAAGTGACCGACGCGAGCAACGCTCAACGAAACCTATCCGGCGACCAACTGGCAGGTAATGTCAACTTTGAGGTGATTAAATCAACCAATGATTTTCAAACAGAACGCCTGAGCAATGCAAAAGATTTCGGCAGCATGGATGCCATGACGCCGCTATCAAATGCTATCGGAAAAGTATCTCAGGAGTTAAGCGATTTAAGCTTGAGATTTCCGGATTTTACCGCATGGGTTGCAGGTTCCACCGATGGATTAAAAGCGCTTGCCGCTGCTGCAATGGCTATCGGTGGCGCAAAAATGTTGTTAGGTAATGGTGGTTTGAGTGGTGCTGGTGGTGGCTTAGGTGGCCTTACTGGCTCCAGTGGTGGTGGCGTGATGCGGTTTCCAGAACGTTTATTAAACGCGACACAGGGAACCACAAACGCCGTTCCGGTGTTTGTAACCAACTGGCAGGATAACCAAGGCTCAGGTAATGACGACTTTGAAAAACCAGACCTTGATACAGGTCTATTAAATGGTGCGTTAGCGTTGGTTACAGAGCAATGGAACATTGCGGAAGAGGCAAAAAGACAAGGTATTTCACCGGCTGAACTTGCCGCCAGACGCGGCGAAGAACGCGGAGAAAAGGCCAATAAATGGTTAGAGGAAATTGGATTTAACCCGAATAAATTTCTTGAAGAAAACGTCTTTTCACCTGTCTCTGGTTGGTTCAACTCCCTTGTCTCTGGTGGCAATGAAAATCAGCCTCCGGTTGTTCAGGAAACCGCACCCATTAACCTTAGTAATATAACGAAATTAATTGTTGATGGACGCACTCTGGCGGAAGTGGTTAACCAGCATAACGATATACAAAATAAACGTGGTTATGTGGGAGCAGAATTATAA
- a CDS encoding phage tail protein, whose protein sequence is MADEYVGAISLELDSREIEVTEVSVNIQTGRKLVKTMNKSGRAKGFARGVEEIEIDVTAVVPLDGEVDWKGIEGAKITTTPISGSGGKRTSYQDCFTTSVGRQYTVDNEARINLKMNALREVIE, encoded by the coding sequence ATGGCTGATGAATACGTCGGCGCTATCTCGCTGGAACTGGATAGTCGCGAAATCGAAGTCACCGAAGTTTCGGTCAATATACAAACCGGGCGAAAACTGGTTAAAACAATGAATAAATCAGGTCGCGCGAAAGGCTTTGCGCGTGGTGTTGAAGAAATTGAAATCGATGTTACCGCCGTTGTACCTCTTGATGGTGAAGTCGATTGGAAAGGCATTGAAGGTGCGAAGATTACCACAACGCCAATCAGCGGCAGCGGTGGGAAACGAACGTCTTATCAAGACTGTTTTACAACCAGTGTTGGTCGTCAATACACCGTTGATAATGAGGCTCGCATCAATTTAAAAATGAATGCGTTACGTGAGGTTATCGAATAA
- a CDS encoding phage tail sheath subtilisin-like domain-containing protein → MASDNITLEQIPASTRKPGKHIEFNLKLAVTTLPTNRQTVLIIGQMLSPIAGTMVAPLTTQYVFSDDEAASYFGRGSLAHLMAKEAMTANPYINLSVIGVEDAEGSQAAKGSLKLTGTATNAGVISLYIATTRIDITSRNGDDAATLMASLVTALNKNPDLPVTAAITTDAVTITAKNKGAFGNDIILRATSTVAGITSELTPMAGGLLEVDIRDALAAIFAARFNILVCPFSSEDALTALRDHLDKVSHPMEQRPAIGVAGWRKSFATGTTLTKKINSGRVMVGWHNDSALMPCIIAAGFAAVTASEEDPARPLNGLPILGLDVTPLESQPGRTEQEAALYNGLTPLEVGPGDKVQIVRAISTYTVNDSGTDDISLLDITTIRTLDYTRKAIVERWSLRFPREKLSERTPPKVRSETLDVLFLLERLEILENVEANKAKLLSERDLQNPGTLNVKIPADVVNGLHVIAGVIDLYL, encoded by the coding sequence ATGGCGAGTGATAACATTACGCTTGAGCAAATCCCGGCAAGCACCCGTAAACCCGGCAAGCATATTGAATTCAATTTAAAACTGGCAGTAACAACGTTACCCACTAACCGTCAGACAGTATTAATCATTGGTCAGATGTTATCACCGATTGCCGGAACAATGGTTGCACCACTGACAACACAATATGTGTTTTCAGATGATGAAGCAGCAAGCTATTTCGGGCGTGGGTCGCTGGCGCATTTGATGGCAAAAGAAGCCATGACCGCAAATCCGTATATCAATTTAAGCGTTATCGGGGTTGAAGATGCGGAAGGAAGTCAGGCCGCAAAAGGTTCATTAAAACTGACCGGTACGGCAACCAATGCAGGCGTAATCAGCTTGTATATCGCCACCACTCGAATTGATATAACCAGTCGTAACGGTGATGACGCAGCAACGTTGATGGCGTCACTTGTCACCGCTTTAAATAAAAACCCTGACTTACCCGTCACAGCGGCAATCACAACCGATGCGGTGACAATTACAGCTAAAAACAAAGGCGCATTTGGTAACGATATTATTTTGCGGGCAACCTCTACCGTTGCCGGAATTACCAGTGAATTAACGCCGATGGCAGGTGGGCTGCTGGAAGTTGATATCCGCGATGCATTAGCGGCTATCTTCGCTGCACGATTTAACATTCTGGTTTGCCCGTTCTCGTCTGAGGATGCGTTAACCGCATTACGTGACCACTTGGACAAGGTAAGTCATCCGATGGAGCAACGCCCCGCGATTGGCGTTGCGGGTTGGCGTAAATCGTTTGCAACCGGAACCACACTGACCAAGAAAATCAACAGCGGGCGTGTCATGGTCGGTTGGCACAATGATTCAGCTCTGATGCCGTGCATTATTGCAGCAGGATTTGCGGCAGTGACCGCCAGCGAAGAAGACCCCGCCCGCCCGTTAAATGGCCTGCCGATTTTGGGGCTGGACGTGACGCCGCTTGAATCTCAACCGGGACGAACAGAACAAGAAGCCGCGCTCTATAACGGCCTGACACCGTTAGAAGTTGGGCCGGGAGACAAAGTTCAAATTGTCCGGGCAATCTCAACATATACCGTTAATGATTCCGGAACGGATGATATCTCACTCTTGGATATCACCACGATCAGGACTCTGGACTATACCCGAAAAGCGATTGTTGAGCGTTGGAGCCTACGTTTTCCGCGTGAAAAACTGAGCGAAAGAACCCCGCCGAAGGTGCGTTCTGAAACGCTGGACGTTTTATTCCTGCTTGAACGATTAGAGATTCTAGAGAACGTCGAAGCAAACAAAGCTAAGTTGCTTTCAGAGCGCGATTTACAAAATCCGGGAACGCTTAACGTTAAGATTCCTGCGGATGTAGTTAACGGCCTGCATGTTATCGCTGGCGTTATCGACCTGTATTTATAA
- a CDS encoding DUF2635 domain-containing protein codes for MTKTLTVIAATGVEVPMYADPKHYITDAEAVTVEDNAYYRRCIKSGDLVYPPALPEPEVLTAATDSKAKKKGATDGE; via the coding sequence ATGACTAAGACATTAACGGTCATTGCTGCAACGGGCGTTGAAGTCCCGATGTATGCAGACCCTAAACACTATATTACTGATGCGGAAGCGGTCACGGTTGAGGATAACGCCTACTATCGCCGCTGCATTAAAAGTGGTGATTTAGTATATCCACCCGCACTGCCGGAACCCGAAGTCCTGACAGCCGCGACCGACAGCAAAGCCAAGAAAAAAGGGGCGACAGATGGCGAGTGA